From Oenanthe melanoleuca isolate GR-GAL-2019-014 unplaced genomic scaffold, OMel1.0 S109, whole genome shotgun sequence:
TGGGGGATTCTGGAAAAGGGGGATGCAGGAAAAGGGGGATTCTGGAAAAGGGGGATTCTGGAAATGGGGGATGTGTCTGGGCCACCGGATCTGTCGGGAAGGGGCAGATCCCGGGATTTGGGTGCAGTGTCCGAGCCCAATCcgtgtccctggggctcagcagctcctgggagaatcccaaaattccagaattccagcatCCATGAGGCTGGAAAAGGTTTCCCAAGCCCACCCGTAGGGAGAGGCCATTCCCGGTTATCCTGAGCACAGAATTTCGGGAAGAGAAGGGATAAAAAACAACACCTGATgtgaaatcctgggaatttcccCACTCCCAAAAAAACACCTTGGATTGGGATAGGAGTGCCAGGAATCCCCTGGATTCCACCCCGGGAGCTGCTCCCCCTTTTCCCGAGGGATGGGATCCGTGTCCCCTCCCGGGAATGTCGctgctccttttttcctcttttccaacctaaaacCCGCCCGGCTTTTCCTGGGAAGCTCCCGGAATTGCGGGGCTCGGGAATGTCCCGCCCATCTCGGGGTCATTTCCCGATGATTCCCCTCAACCCCAGCAGAGTttgatcccagatcccagatcccaaatcccgcCGGGAATCGCGCGGCCGCTCCCGATCCAGCCCGGGATTCCTTCTCCAGGAGGGAATTCCCTCCTGTCCTTCATCTCTCGGACAGTTCCAGCCTTATTTTTCTACTCCGGATCTGATTCTTCCTCTGTGTTCGAGACCAGAGCTTGGTGCTATCCCGGAGCCGGGGCTGGAGCCGGGaattcttctccttcctcctcctcctcctccatccccccaTCCcgggaggaattttgggatgtggatCCCAAGGGATGCTCGGCCAGGAGCTTTGGGGTCGCTCTGCCTCCCCCACCCCGGGGTCCTGCCCGAGCAAAActgagctggagaagggaggagagggggaaaggggatgggaaaaaggaaaaggagaatgggagaagggaaaaggagaagggaaaaggggatgggaaaaaggaaaaggggggaatgggagaagggaaaaggggatgggagaagggaaaaggggatgggagatgggaaaagggattgggagaagggaaaaggagaggggaaaagagaatgggaaaaaggaaaaggggatggGAGATGAGAAAAGGGgatggggaaaaaggaaaaggagaatgggaggagggaaaagggaatgggagaagggaaaaggagaggggaaaagaggattggagatgggaaaaggggatgagagaagggaaaaggggatgagagaagggaaaaggggatgggaaaaaggaaaaggaggatgggagaagggaaaaggggatgagagaagggaatgggagaagggaaaagggaatgggagatgggaaaaggagccaggagaagggaaaagggagttggagaagggaatgggaaaaaggaaaagttagaTGGGAGAAGGGCAAAGGGGATgagagaagggacagggagtcaggaaaagggaatgggaggagggaaaaaggaatgggaggagggaaaatggggatgggagaatggaaaagggaatgggaaaaaggaaaatggggatgggagaatggaaaaggggatgggaaaaaggaaaatgggtggggaaaaaaggagaaggggctggggaaaagggacaaggaaaaaggagctgggaaatgggaaaagggccaggagaagggacagggagctggggaaaggggatgggaaaaaggaaaagggttgggagaagggaaaaggggcaggagaggggcaggaaggccctggagcatctcctgatCCAAAGGATCCCAGAATTCCGAGAGtcccactgggagctgctgccaggtgctGGTGTCTCCATGGGTGACTTAtttttggtgggaaaaaaaatcgtttaattttgattttttgaaaatttttttccccccccctcacttttttttttttttttttccattctggatttttttctccttgtccAAAGAAATCCGTGCTCATCCCCTTGGGTGTTTTTGTATGGCAGAAATAGAAGTGCAGATTCCCAGCAGTTGCTTGTACTTTGTTCAGTGCATTTGccaaatacatttatttaaaaaaaaaaaaaaaaaaaaaaaaaagaaaaaaaaaaaaaaaaaaagggaaaaaggaggaaaaaaaccacaaaaaaaaaaaaaagacttttcaaGACTTTATAAGTGCTGgaagggggagcaggaggagctggagcccagctccacaaaagccttttttttgGGATTTAACCACATGCCCAGATCTGTCCAGCCTTTCTTTATGGGATGTGGTGAAGCCAGTGCCAAAAATAGAAATCTGGGAAGAAAAGAGCCAGGGAAACTTTGCTCCTGTTCCAGTTTTCCTCCCTTTGCCTCAATCCCCTCCCTGTctgggggatggagccaggACACCCCAGAGCCTCTGGATCCtccaaatccctttttttttacccccttaaaactgttaaaaatccaaatttatttaagaaaaccCCAATAATTCATTTACCCTGAGCCCATCTGAGATCctcccaaatccctttttttttcccccttaaaaaTCCAATTTTATGTTACAAAATCCCAATAATTCATTTATTCCAAGCCCACTTAGGATCCTCCCCAAATTCATTTTCCCCCCCTTAAAACCCTTAAAAATCCAACTTTATTtaacaaaatcccaaataattcATTTACTCCCAGCCCACCTGGGATCCTCCCAAATAAATCTTTTCTTCCCCTTAAAAatccaattttattttacaaaatccCAATAATTCATTTActccaaacccacctgggaTCCTTGGCtctcctcattttctctttctctctggtCTATCATTCAAATGAtcataattattattattattattgttattattattattattattattatttgccAAATTCTCGTTGCCAAATCCAGGTTTTTTCTGGACTGTCCTTAGGAAGTGGTCGGTGTCTGTGCTGTAGGCTCCTCATCTGTctgcaatattttgttttttggggttttttttggggtttgttttgttgattttgcCCTTTCTCGTGTGCCATAGCCCCGTGGTTAATATCTCGTGGAGTCGTTGTTCCCAAGTGAATGGatcacacaataaaaaaaaggcTCACTTTGCATTTTGCCAAatttcctctgcctgcctgtgctgagctgagctcagggggTTGGGAATTCTGGATCCTCTGGGATTGGAACCCCTGGGGAATCCCCTGTCCCCTTTTCACCCTCTTTTGGGAAACCTTCAATctgaaaaattccatttttcctccCTTGGGAGCTGCTCTGACCTCATCCCTGGATGTTTGGGTGGGATCAGGAATTTTGGATCCTCTGGGATTGAAACCCCTGGGGAATCCCCTGtccccttttcctctttctttggGAATTCTTCCAGTctcaaaattccatttttccacCCTTGGGAGCTGCTCTGACCTCATCCCTGGGTGTTCAGGTGGGATCAGGAATTCTGGATCCTCTGGGATTGGAACCCCTTGGGAATCCCCTGtccccttccttttcctttttcctcttcctttggGAATCCTTCCAATCtcaaaaattccctttttccacTCTTTGGGATTGAGGATTCTCTGGGATTGAAACCCCCTTGAAAAAACCCCTTTTACccttttttgggaattcttcCAGTctcaaaaattccatttttccacCCTTGGAAGCTGCTCTGACCTCATCCCTGCATGTTTGGGTGGGATTGGGAATTCTGGATCGTCTGGGATTGAGGATTCTCTTGGATTGAGGATTCCCTGGGATTGAGGATTCTCTGGGATTGAATATTGTCTGGGGTTGAGGATTCCCAGGAATTGAGGATTCTCTGGGGTTGAGGATTCTTTGAGATTGAGGATTCCCTGGAATTGAAGATTCTCTGGGGTTGAGGATTCTTTAGGATTGAGGATTCCCTGGGATTGAGGATTCCCTGGGATTGAGGATTCCCTGGGATTGAGGATTCTCTGGGGTTGAGGATTCTTTGAGATTGAGGATTCCCTGGAATTGAAGATTCTCTGGGATTGAGGATTCTTTAGGATTGAGGATTCCCTGGGATTGAGGATCCTCTGGAGTTGAGGATTCTTTGAGATTGAGGATTCCCTGGAATTGAAGATTCTCTGGGATTGAGGATTCCCTGGGATTGAGGATTCTCTGGAGTTGAGGATTCTTTGAGATTGAGGATTCCCTGGAATTGAAGATTCTCTGGGATTGAGGATTCCCTGGGATTGAGGATCCTCTGGAATTGAAGATTCTCTGGGATTGAGGATCCTCTGGGATTGAGGATTCTCTGGGATTGAGGATTCCCTGGGATTGAGGATTCTTTGGGATTGAGGATTCTTTGGGATTGAGGATTCCCTGGGATTGAGGATTCCCTGGGATTGAGGATTCTCTGGGATTTAAACCCTCTGGATCTCAGGGattcccttttcccaccctTGGGAGCTGCTCTGACCCCTCTGGatctcccctcccacccctggATGCTCGGATGGGATCGGGAATTCCAGATTCCCAAGATTTGCAGAAATCCCCTCATCCCACCCTTGGGAATCTCCCAACTCTCAAGAATTCCCTTTTCCAcccctgctctccccatccctggcaaCACTTGggaatctccttttttttcccgGGAATCTCCGGAGCCGTCCCATCCCACGGGACCACGGGAATACCAAACCCAGCGCTtcattccttccctttttttttttgggaaaaaaagaatcccGGCCTGCTCCAGCTTCCACATTCCTGGAAAATCAGCGGGATGCAGGGAGCGAATCCTTGGGATGCGCCGCAGCCGCGGGCCGGGAAttgttgggatttttcagcGTCTGCCCCAAAACTGGGGGACGGACATCGCTATCCCcagaatcccaaattttcccgAATTCCCAGCTCGGGGACACCTCTCTGCCGGGAATTCTGTGCCGGAGGTGGCAGCGGGTGGCGGTGCCAGCGCCAGGCGACACCGGCCGGGTGGCACCGGGCTGGGAGCGGCTAAAAATAACCTCCCTCCTCCGCAGGGATATTTTCAGCCCGGCTGCCGCTCGAATTAAACCTAATTAACTCCCCGTCTGCCTAATTAACTCCTCGCATCCGAGCCGGGGTGGCCCAGGGCACCGCGATGTCCCCACGCGGGTGACGCGGGGACACCCGTGACGCAACGGGGCCACCGCGGTGACATCACGGAGGGATTTCCTGCTCCGGGAGGGGGATGGGGGCAgctccgtgcctcagtttcccccggtttttttgggggtgtcgggatgggcagagcagccgcgctgtgtgtgtgtgggcgGTGCCCCCCCGTGTTTGTGTCGCCAGTGTCGCTGCAGGGCGGAGGCCGAGCCCGGGGCCAGCAGCCGCCGGAGCCGCCCGGGCCAGACTCACAAACTCGTAAATCAGCGGCTCCGGCGCGGCTCCGGCCCTGCCCTGTCTGCCCGCGGAGCCGCCAACGGGCCCCGAGCCCCCCCgaacccaaaaacccccccgGGTcacctccccccaccccccgtGGCGCCCCCCCCAAAATAACCCTCCCCCCGTGTCAGCTTTTATAGGGGGGGTGACCTTctcattatttattaattacCTAATTATCGCCCAGAGTTTAACTGTGTCCCAGgacccccattcccagccctggattCCTTTTCCCGGCGCTGGGAGAGTGCGGGGGGTGAAtcagggacccctccccaaacccccagcccCGTCCGCGAGCTCCAGGGTTCGGGGTCCCATTGTCCCCCCCTCTTTGGACTTTGGGGTCCATGGGTGGGGGTGTCTGGGGGGGTTCCTTGGCTTTGGGGGtgccccagctgctgttttGGGGGCTTCAGAGGGGTCTCTGTGCCCATGGGGGTGTCTGGGGGGGTTCCTGGGCTCCAGGGGtgccccagctgctgttttGGGGGGGTTCAGGGGGGTCTCTCTGCCCATGGGGGGGTCTCCGGTGGGTCTGAGGGCTCCTGAGCCCTTGGGCTGCTGTtttgggtgtccctgggggggacacagggacaccgtGGGTGCGTGACCCTGTCGTGGGTGGGTGAGCTCCGGGGGGGCTGCACCCGGGGGTGTCCTGCGGGTGCGaggggggggattttggggggccGGGCGATGCTGTCACCCCTCCCACCCCCGTGACACAGGCGCGGTGTGACACACCGGTCACACGAGCGGCACCGCGGCGGTGACAGCGGCGACAGGAATGGACTCGTGACCGCGCTGCCTCCGCCGCTTTCCCTGGGGGGGTTTCCCAGGGGGACCCCCGGGAACAGCGAGACCCCACCCCGAgctgggggacatggggggggGTCGCAGTTTGGGTGTTGTCACCCCCAGGACATGGGGGGGGGTCGCAGTTTGGGTGTTGTCACCCCCAGGACATGGCGGGGGGGTGGCCTCAGTCACGCGCCGCGTTCCCTCCGCGCGTGTTTCTCTCGCAAACAAAACCCCGaaggagggcacagggcacggggacagggacactctgcCACGGCCaccgtgtccctgcccagccggACAGCGCGTCCCAGCCGGGCAGCTCCGCCCTGGCCCCGTGCCGGGGCTGGCGGCGCTCCCGGGGCCACCTCGGGTGACACCGCGCGTGTGACACGGGGCGGGGCGCGCTCAGGTGAGCTCGGGGCCGCACGGGACCCGCTCCCCACAAAGGGGGGACCCCACTTTCCCCTGACCCCACTTTCCCCGGAGCCCTCGGGCTTCCCCGTCCCCTTGTCGCCACCCCCGGGGGACACAGGGAATCCCCCCGGggtccccccaccccccacGGGCAGCCCCGGGCCCGCTTCCCACGGCCGCGGTTTCTGCGGGGGTGGGGGAAGTTCcacgggggggggggggggtcgtgcctcagtttcccacaGCGCTCAAGGCTCCCCCGTGGGCGTTTTTAGTGAAAAAACCCTGTTCCAGAGAAGGGTGGGGTGGGAATTTCTCCTCCGGCAGAGGCCACACGCAGGGGGAACCCCCGGCCCTATAAAAGAGCCCCCAGGGAGGTGGagcccaccccaaaccccagaacCCACCCAGGAGGCGCCGATCCCGATCCGGCTTCCCTCGGGAACGGCTCCAGCAGCGCAGAGGAACAGCAAACACCACTAACGTCAGACATTTTATTGCAAATAAATTTAGTTCATCGCTCGGTAGAAGAATAAACTCTGGAAAAGGTTCAGCTCAGGGTGTCCAAGTCCAAAAGCAGCACCCGGGGGGGTGCCAAGTCCATGTGTGCAGACGTCGATAATTCCTtggaaaaagcagtttttttgcaacaaaaataaaaattaaaaaatccagcCCTCTGCAGTCCTCGCCTCCATCAGGTCACAGCTGCCAAAAATCGCGACAGTGTCCAGCTCCGGGGTCACCCCCGCGCTCCGCAGCGCCCGCCCGGGGCTCCCCAGCTCCGGCCCACGGCCAGCACGACCAGTGTCCAGCGGCTCCGGCCAGTGGCCACCCGGCTCCGGCCAGTGGCCACCCGGGCTCGGCCCGGCGCCTCCGTTCCCACCGCAGCGGCCGCGCTCCCCCTTCCTCTCTCCggttcaaaagaaaaataaaatcgGTGGGTTTTGGGGATTGTGGGTTGGAACTggctgtttctccttttttttttttttttccccgctgtttggttttttttttaaggtttttaaCCCTTCGAGTCCAGGCCGGGAAGGGCTCAGCGCTCCTGCAGACACACGTAAGGCACCCACTGGTTCCTGTCGCGACTCTCGGCGCAGTAACTCGCCACCTCCGCCAAGCCCTGACTCTTCCAGGCGTCCGTGTGCGGGTTCTGGGGGGGAGAACACGAGGTTAGTGCCACCAGCGCCGCGACAcgtgtccccaaagccaccctGTCACCCCCCCGGCCCCCGCGGGGTCACGGGGCCCCCGCGCTCACCGTGACCAGCAGGCAGTGCAGGTCGCGGGGCTCGGACTCCGCCTCGGGCTCGCCCAGGATGGCCGCGAGCCGCTGCATGCCCGACACGCGCAGGATGTGGATGTCGTTGTCGCAACAGAACGCCTGGATCAGCGTGAAGTGGATCTGCAGGGCGATGTCGCCTTCGTCCTCCTCGTCGGTGGCCAGCACGCACAGCACCACGCTGTCGGGGTCCCTGCGGGGGCGCGGAGGGTGAGCGGCGATCGCGACACCTCGGGATAGCAGAACCCCCTCCCGCGGAGCTGTCACCCCCCCGTGTCACCCCCCCTGTCGCGATAAGAATGGGCGACAGATCGCCCAAATTCTGCATGGCCACCCCCCTGTAAAACACTCCTAATTAACAGGAACCGGGATGAACCCCGCCACGCGAGCCAGACCCCCCCCCGACAGAGCCCTATCGCGATACTCACACATTCATGAGCTTGGCCGACTCGTAGACCCCCACGGTGAGCCGGTCCTGCCGCTGCGCCGCCACCAGCACCCGCTCCACCGCCTCGCTCACCGCCTGCATCCTGTCGGGAGGAACGGCAGAGCCGGTGAGCGCCGACAGCGACAGTCACGGAGCCGCCGCGCGGAACGCCCCGAGCTCCGCGACACTTACTTGCTGCTATCGCAAggcaccagctcctccagggtCATGGTGCGATTGTAATCCCCAAGAGAAGAAGGCAAATTCCAAGTGCAATAATCCTGAATGCGGATATCACGCGGGTATCGCAAAAATATCGCGGCGCTATCGCGATTCCCCGGCTCGCTCCGCTCCTGCCGCCGCTCCGACACGATCGCTCTGGGCTCTGCCGCGCCCAGCGCCGCCTTTTATCGGCTCCCTCCGTGGGGCGGGGCCACGCGCGGCGCCCCCGCCTCGCCCATTGGCGGAGCCGCCCACGAGCGCGGCGCTGATTGGGCGCCGCCGGCGGGGCCCACGTGGGGTGAAACGCGCGGGGGGGGGGCGCAGTTTCAGGGCGGGGGTTTCCCCCGCGCTCTCGCCCCCCCCGCGCGGGAAAGTGCGTGGGACCGGCGGGGCGGCGGCACCGGGGAAAGGGGGGGTCCGTGCACCGGGGGGTGCACCGGGGTCGGTCCGTGCACCGGGGACTGTTCAGGGGGGTCCGTTCGtgcaccaggggctgcaccGGGGATCGGTTCGTGCACCGGGGGTTAGTCCATGCACCGGGAGCTGCACAGGGGGGATCGGTCGGTGCACCGGGGGTCGGTCGGTGCACCGGGGGTCACTCCGGGGGTCGGTTCGTGCACCGGGGGTCGCTCCGGGGGTTGGTCCATGCACCGGGGATTGTTCAGGGGGGTCCCTTCTTGCACCGGGGGTCGCTCCGGGAGTCGGCTCGTGCACCGGGGGCTGCACCGGGGGTCGATCCGTGCACCGGGAGCTGCACAGGGGGGGTCGGTGGGTGCACCGGGGGTCGGTTCGTGCACAGGGGACTGCACCGGGGGTCGCTCCGGGGCTTGGTCCATGCACCGGGGACTGTACAGGGGGGTCCATTCGTGCACTGGAGGCTGCACCGGGGGTCGGTCCGTGCACCGGAGGCTGAACCGGGGATAGGGTCCTGCACCGGGGACTGCACCGGGGGTCCATTCGTGCACCGGGGGCTGCACCGGGAGTCGGTTCGTGCACCAGCGGCTGCACCGTGGGTTGGTCCTTGTACCGGGGACTGCACCGGGGGGTCCGTTCGTGCACCGGGGGTTGCTGCGGGGGTCGGTCCGTAGGACAGGGGTCGCTCCGGGAGTCGGTTTTTGCACCGGAGTCGCTCGGGGGGTCGGTCGCGGCACCGGGGGTCAATCCGTGGGACCGGGAGTTTCTCCAGGGGCCGGTTCGTGCGCAGGGGTCTGCACGGCGAGGGTCGGTCCGTGGAACCGGAGCTGCCCCGGGGTTCTGGGCGTGCACCGGGGGTCGGTCCGTGCACCGGGAGCTGCCCGGTGGGGTCGCTCCGTGGGTCGCGGGCGGCAGCGGGGGTCGGTCCGGTACACCGGGGGCTGCATCGGGGCTCTGTCGGTGGAGCGGGGGCTGCACCGGGGGGCGGCAATTCACGCACCGGGGCTCGGGGGAGGCTCGGTCCGTGCCAGCGGGACCCGCagccgggggcgggcggggccggtGCGCTCCGAGCCGGGGGAAACGGGGACACGCGGGGAGCTCCGAgctgcgggcgggcggcggccgccACCTGCCGGGGCCACGGCCCCGCTGTCCCGCGCTTGTCCCGGGGCTGGGCACATCGGGGTCGCCTCCTCTCGGTCCCCGGGTCCCGCAGCTGCAGGGCCGGGCCCGGATCCCCGGGGGCCGTGGGGTCGCGGGAGGTGCCCAcgccgtgcctcagtttccctcgGCCGCGTCCCTCTGAGCCGTGTGTCCCACGCTGCCGCCTGCCCACGGCGGTGCTGGCGCTCTGCGCGTGTCCGCTGTCCCCATCGCTGTCCCCGCTGAGcgccccccgtgtccccccgccCCACCCATCGCAGCGATGGCCGCGCTCCCGCGATGACTCCTCCGAGCCAGCAGGCGGCGCTGTCTCCGCCCTCTCGCTTCTCCTGTCGCAAAGACTTATGGGAAATGTAGTCCTGGAGCGCCCCGCCCCGCCAGCGCCATTAAATGAGGACTACATTACCCAAAAAGCTTCGTGCCCTTGGGTGGGCGGAGCCTCGTGGCGTGGGCGGGGCGCGGCGCCGCCAAACCGGGACCGGGACCTGGACCGGGACCGGATcgctggggctgggctggaatggGGCCGGGGGTCACCAAACCGGGCTGAGGGCGACCGAACCGGGACCGGACCGTGTGGGGGCGGCCGAAACTGGGCTGGAGTAGGAGCAGGAGCCACCGGAGCGGGGGCTCGGGGTTCTCCGCGCTTCGGTCCCGCCGGTGTCCGGCCGTGCCCCCGGCCCTGTCCCGCCGCCCTTCCCGTCCCGGTTTCTGTGGGGGTCTCCCCTtggacccccaaacccccagcgaggaggaggagaagggggaagatgaagatgaagatgctCGGCTGTGACGCTGATGGCTGGGCAGGACCCCACGGGGATGAGGGATCGGGGGACAACAGGGACCCCACGAGGATGCAGCGAGACTGGGGGATCCCCTGGGAGCACAGCGGAACGGGGGGCGGTGTCTGGGGGGACCCTGGAGGTGTTTGGGGACCCTCTGGGGATATGAAGGAACCAGACAAGAGCGGGACCGGAGAGCCTgggggggctgtgggacagcagagctgcagctccctgtgtccccccggctgtccccccctctgtccccctgtctgtccccctgtctgtcccccctctgtcccccctctGTCCCCGCCTTTCCAATAAATCCTTTTGTCACCCCCTCGTGCCCCCCGGTCTGTGCCGTGTCCGGAGGGAGCTCCGCGCTGCGGAGCCGCTCCGAGCCCGTGTTTGCTCAGGGAATTGGCGGCGGCTGCGGCCCGGGGGGGTCACCGGGGGTCCCCGCCTGCCCACGGTGCTGACGTCCGTGCCTGGTggcccctgtgtccccagggacgCTGTGTCCCCCCTCCAGCCCGGTGACGGTGCCGCGCTTTGGGGGGACACAGGTGCCCCGTCTGCGTCACCGCGTGTTTGGGGGTGGCTGGGGGGGGTATAAAGCCGAGCCTGGCGCATCCCGGAGCATCCAGGGGCTCAGCCGGCAGCGGGGACATGGAAAGCGCTcggctctgcctgctctgcctgctgggctccGGCCTCATCCTGCTCGGCACCCCCGATCCGGTACCGGAGCTCCGGCCCCCCCCGAGCCCGCCCGGGCACAGCCG
This genomic window contains:
- the GADD45B gene encoding growth arrest and DNA damage-inducible protein GADD45 beta; translation: MTLEELVPCDSSKMQAVSEAVERVLVAAQRQDRLTVGVYESAKLMNVDPDSVVLCVLATDEEDEGDIALQIHFTLIQAFCCDNDIHILRVSGMQRLAAILGEPEAESEPRDLHCLLVTNPHTDAWKSQGLAEVASYCAESRDRNQWVPYVCLQER